In Oryza sativa Japonica Group chromosome 3, ASM3414082v1, one DNA window encodes the following:
- the LOC4334529 gene encoding adenylate isopentenyltransferase 5, chloroplastic, with amino-acid sequence MQAYMAVAAAPAPPASLTLLPRTTTVIRDRERFDAAVPVAPLVLRHGAGVKHKAVVVMGATGTGKSRLAVDLALRFGGEVINSDKMQIHSGLDVVTNKVTEEECAGVPHHLISVARPDDEFTAADFRREAARAAAGAVERGRLPIIAGGSNSYVEELVEGDGRAFRERYECCFLWVDVDLEVLRGFVARRVDEMCRRGLVREVAAAFDPRRTDYSRGIWRAIGVPELDAYLRSRGDGADEEERARMLAAAVAEIKLNTFRLACRQHRKIERLDRMWRARRVDATEVFRRRGHAADDAWQRLVAAPCIDAVRSFLFEDQERSSIAAGKPPLFAAGKATSGNISVFASAAAAMAAAAAI; translated from the coding sequence ATGCAGGCGTACAtggcggtcgccgccgctccggcgccACCGGCCTCGCTGACGCTGCTGCCGCGCACCACCACCGTCATCAGGGACAGGGAGCGCTTCGACGCGGCCGTCCCGGTGGCGCCGCTCGTGCTGAGGCATGGCGCCGGCGTCAAGCACAAGGCCGTCGTGGTGATGGGCGCCACGGGCACCGGGAAGTCAcgcctcgccgtcgacctcgccctGCGGTTCGGCGGCGAGGTCATCAACTCCGATAAGATGCAGATACATTCCGGGTTGGATGTGGTGACGAACAAGGTGACCGAGGAGGAGTGCGCCGGCGTGCCGCACCACCTGATCAGCGTGGCGCGCCCCGACGACGAGTTCACGGCCGCCGACTTCCGccgcgaggcggcgcgcgccgcggcgggggcggttGAGAGGGGGAGGTTGCCCATCATCGCCGGGGGGTCCAACTCCTACGTCGAGGAGCTCGTCGAAGGCGACGGCCGCGCGTTCCGGGAGCGGTACGAGTGCTGCTTCCTCTGGGTCGACGTAGATCTCGAGGTGCTCCGCGGTTTCGTCGCCCGCCGCGTCGACGAGATGTGCCGGCGAGGCCTCGTCCGGGAGGTGGCCGCAGCGTTCGACCCGCGCCGCACCGACTACTCCAGGGGCATCTGGCGCGCCATCGGCGTGCCGGAGCTCGACGCGTACCTCCGCtcccgcggcgacggcgccgacgaggaggagcgggcgcgcatgctcgccgcggccgtcgcggAGATCAAGTTGAACACGTTCCGGCTCGCGTGCCGCCAGCACCGCAAGATCGAGAGGCTGGACCGCATGtggcgcgcccgccgcgtcgacgCCACGGAGGTGTTCAGGAGGCGCGGccacgccgccgacgacgcgtgGCAGCggctcgtcgccgcgccgtgcaTCGACGCCGTCCGGTCATTCCTCTTCGAGGACCAAGAACGCAGCAGCATCGCCGCCGGCAAACCTCCCCTCTTCGCCGCCGGCAAGGCCACTTCAGGCAACATCTCCGTCTTcgcctccgcggccgccgccatggcggcggccgcTGCAATCTGA